The following are encoded in a window of Terriglobales bacterium genomic DNA:
- a CDS encoding VOC family protein, which yields MADKVHFERSQPILRVEDMQRALHFYLGKLGFKKAEWSTNDFAMVERDGASMYLCRSAQGKGGAWVWLGVDDARKLHEQLKAAGAKIILPPTNYQWALEFQVEDPDGNVLRLGSEPE from the coding sequence GTGGCCGACAAAGTTCACTTCGAGCGTTCGCAACCCATCCTGCGGGTGGAAGACATGCAGCGTGCGCTGCACTTCTATCTCGGCAAGCTGGGGTTCAAGAAAGCCGAGTGGAGCACCAACGACTTCGCGATGGTCGAGCGCGACGGCGCGTCCATGTACCTCTGCCGCAGTGCGCAGGGAAAAGGCGGCGCGTGGGTGTGGCTCGGCGTGGACGACGCGCGCAAGCTGCACGAGCAGCTCAAGGCCGCGGGGGCGAAGATCATCCTGCCGCCGACCAACTACCAGTGGGCGCTGGAGTTCCAGGTGGAAGACCCGGACGGCAACGTGCTGCGGCTGGGGTCGGAGCCGGAGTAG
- a CDS encoding response regulator, with protein MPDEPKGPGLRVVARNDPKPIRVLLLDDREENLLLRSTIIRQHGYEAVTAASIEEAEAKLHEIDIAVLDYHLGAGKFGTDVADSLRKKRPQVPIIILSATLERKFGGIADMHLLKGYSSTDDLIAALRSFEAKKRGKPVVVDARDFYYSRISMAMGDDVALEILDAAGDWQYVNDYFASLFEKKRDWFVGKNLFESFPELAEEWREIVKTVAETRETYIDRGMRGIPHLPKKNPRYVWNVLVFPLKLAGGEPGVVVSARIIEKKF; from the coding sequence ATGCCCGACGAGCCCAAGGGACCGGGACTGCGCGTCGTCGCGCGCAACGACCCCAAGCCCATCCGCGTGCTGCTGCTCGACGACCGCGAAGAAAACCTTCTCTTGCGCTCGACCATCATCCGCCAGCACGGCTACGAAGCCGTGACGGCAGCCTCCATCGAAGAGGCCGAGGCCAAGCTGCACGAGATCGACATCGCCGTCCTCGACTACCACCTGGGCGCGGGCAAGTTCGGCACCGACGTCGCCGACTCACTCCGCAAGAAGCGCCCGCAGGTGCCCATCATCATCCTGTCGGCCACGCTGGAGCGGAAGTTCGGCGGCATCGCCGACATGCACCTGCTCAAGGGCTACAGCTCGACCGACGACCTGATCGCCGCGCTCCGCAGCTTCGAAGCCAAGAAGCGCGGCAAGCCCGTCGTGGTCGACGCCCGCGACTTCTACTACTCGCGCATCTCCATGGCCATGGGCGACGACGTCGCGCTCGAGATCCTCGACGCCGCCGGCGACTGGCAGTACGTCAACGATTACTTCGCCAGCCTGTTCGAGAAGAAGCGCGACTGGTTCGTCGGCAAGAACCTGTTCGAGAGCTTCCCGGAGCTCGCCGAGGAGTGGCGCGAGATCGTGAAGACCGTCGCCGAGACGCGCGAGACCTACATCGACCGCGGCATGCGCGGCATCCCGCACCTGCCCAAGAAGAACCCGCGCTACGTCTGGAACGTGCTCGTCTTCCCGCTCAAACTGGCCGGCGGCGAGCCCGGCGTCGTGGTGAGCGCGCGCATCATCGAAAAGAAGTTTTGA
- the lpxD gene encoding UDP-3-O-(3-hydroxymyristoyl)glucosamine N-acyltransferase: MKLSAIAAKLGARLDGADAEITGVAGIEEAAHGHLTFVANPKYAAAAKTTQASAVIVDENFPALDKPTLRTRNPYLAFARAIELFYQPPQYAPGIDPTARVHQSAKLGKNAHVGPYVIVQEDVTIGDHATLLAHVVIYRGARIGRNFFAHAHAVVREHCELGDNVILQNGVVIGADGFGFAKDDAGKWHKIVQSGRVVIASNVEVQANACIDRASVGETRVAEGAKVDNLVQVGHGSSVGENTLLCAQVGLAGSTEVGKNVILAGQVGVAGHCKIGDGAVATAQSGIPNDVEAGKVVSGYPAIENRQWLRAVAIFNKLPELAKKLRGGKD; encoded by the coding sequence ATGAAGCTCTCTGCCATCGCCGCCAAGCTAGGAGCGCGTCTCGACGGAGCGGACGCCGAGATCACCGGCGTCGCCGGCATCGAGGAAGCCGCGCACGGGCACCTTACCTTCGTCGCCAACCCCAAGTACGCGGCCGCCGCCAAGACCACGCAGGCCTCCGCCGTCATCGTCGACGAGAACTTCCCAGCCCTCGACAAGCCGACGCTGCGCACCAGGAACCCGTATCTTGCCTTCGCCAGGGCCATCGAACTCTTCTACCAGCCGCCGCAGTACGCGCCCGGCATCGACCCGACGGCGCGCGTGCACCAGTCGGCGAAGCTCGGCAAGAATGCTCACGTCGGCCCCTACGTCATCGTCCAGGAAGACGTGACCATCGGCGACCACGCCACGCTGCTCGCCCACGTCGTGATCTACCGCGGCGCCAGGATCGGCAGGAACTTCTTCGCGCACGCGCACGCGGTGGTGCGCGAGCACTGCGAGCTCGGCGACAACGTCATCCTGCAGAACGGCGTGGTCATCGGCGCCGACGGCTTCGGCTTCGCCAAGGACGACGCCGGCAAGTGGCACAAGATCGTGCAGTCGGGCCGCGTGGTCATCGCCTCGAACGTGGAAGTCCAGGCGAACGCCTGCATCGACCGCGCCTCGGTGGGCGAGACCCGCGTCGCCGAGGGCGCGAAGGTCGACAACCTCGTGCAGGTCGGCCACGGCTCGTCGGTGGGCGAGAACACGCTGCTGTGCGCCCAGGTCGGATTGGCCGGGTCCACCGAGGTCGGCAAGAACGTCATCCTCGCCGGCCAGGTCGGCGTCGCGGGCCACTGCAAGATCGGCGACGGCGCCGTCGCCACCGCGCAGAGCGGCATCCCCAACGACGTCGAGGCCGGCAAGGTCGTCTCCGGCTACCCCGCGATCGAGAACCGGCAATGGCTGCGCGCGGTCGCCATCTTCAATAAACTGCCCGAGCTGGCGAAGAAGCTGCGCGGAGGCAAGGACTGA